From the genome of Desulforegula conservatrix Mb1Pa, one region includes:
- a CDS encoding transposase, with protein MAKNMIQFQKGKSIHEFLSEYGTEDKCQDSLFRLRWPHGFSCPNCGGSKFCELKSRDLYQCHKCHHQA; from the coding sequence ATGGCAAAAAATATGATCCAATTTCAAAAAGGAAAGAGTATTCACGAATTCCTGTCCGAATATGGGACCGAAGATAAGTGCCAAGACTCATTATTCAGACTTAGATGGCCGCATGGTTTTAGTTGTCCGAATTGCGGCGGTTCGAAATTTTGCGAGCTCAAATCAAGAGATCTGTACCAATGCCACAAGTGTCACCATCAGGC
- a CDS encoding GspE/PulE family protein, whose product MTDTTDTADVNNLKTEVDYRTRLQEISNKIYAAAKLDEIFIDLREEITTLFEAERMTIYYVDGVKRELVSRYKSGEDKISEIRVPISPDSISGYSVYNQILVNVANVYDQKELEAIDSSLKFDSTWDKKTGFKTHQVIVAPIIYKTLLLGAVQLINRIDGKKFTPQDEECVKELAEVLGIALHNQKRIAKNKTAGKFDYLLENHIITIKELNAAITKSRLERIPMEKILKEDYQVGKTDLGKSLAKFYNMPFVEYDAKIPIPGELLAGLRIPFLKANFWVPIRREGGFPLVAIDDPLDLQRTNEIKALFQGQPIKLAFAFKEDIQEFLRHFTHDEKEMASIDDILSQLKQEDQGIEEAEAAVSEESSAVVQLVNKIILDAYARNASDIHIEPYMGNQNTEVRIRIDGACSLYQTIPFSYRNAVVSRIKIMADLDIAERRKPQDGKIKFKKYGGKDIELRVATVPTQGGVEDVVMRILAAGKPLPLDKMGFSDRNFENFVSAITKPYGIIFVCGPTGSGKTTTLHSALGYINKPETKIWTAEDPVEITQRGLRQVQVQSKIGFNFAAAMRAFLRADPDVIMVGEMRDHETTQIGIEASLTGHLVFSTLHTNSAPESITRLLDMGMDPFNFADAILAIMAQRLLRTLCKSCKEEYHPSEAEYNELVREYDEDLFKKNVNIPFTNDLTLHRAVGCEKCSGTGYSGRMGIHELLMGTDKIKRLIQEKSRMEIIRDVAIEEGMSTLKQDGIAKIFAGHTDLLQVRKVCIK is encoded by the coding sequence ATGACGGACACCACAGACACTGCAGATGTTAATAATCTGAAGACAGAAGTTGACTACCGCACACGCCTTCAGGAAATCTCCAATAAAATTTATGCCGCTGCAAAACTAGATGAGATTTTCATAGACCTCAGGGAAGAAATCACCACTCTTTTTGAGGCTGAAAGAATGACCATCTATTATGTGGATGGTGTCAAAAGGGAACTTGTTTCAAGATATAAATCCGGTGAAGATAAAATTTCCGAAATTCGTGTGCCAATTTCTCCGGACAGCATATCAGGGTATTCAGTATATAATCAGATTCTGGTGAACGTAGCCAATGTCTATGACCAGAAAGAGCTTGAAGCCATAGACTCATCTCTTAAGTTCGACAGCACCTGGGATAAGAAAACAGGTTTTAAAACCCACCAGGTAATCGTCGCCCCCATTATCTATAAGACTCTCCTTCTCGGCGCAGTACAGCTCATCAACAGAATTGACGGAAAAAAGTTTACCCCCCAGGATGAAGAATGCGTCAAAGAACTTGCAGAGGTTCTTGGTATAGCACTTCATAATCAGAAGCGCATTGCCAAGAACAAGACAGCTGGCAAATTTGACTATCTGCTCGAGAATCACATAATAACCATTAAGGAGCTGAACGCTGCAATCACAAAATCCAGACTTGAGAGAATCCCCATGGAAAAAATCCTGAAGGAGGATTATCAGGTTGGAAAGACTGATCTTGGTAAATCACTTGCCAAGTTCTATAATATGCCCTTTGTTGAGTATGACGCAAAAATTCCAATACCAGGAGAGCTTCTCGCAGGGTTGAGAATACCGTTTCTAAAGGCCAATTTCTGGGTTCCGATCAGAAGAGAAGGCGGGTTTCCTCTTGTTGCGATAGATGACCCGCTTGACTTGCAAAGAACAAATGAGATCAAGGCTCTTTTCCAGGGTCAGCCAATAAAGCTCGCATTTGCCTTTAAGGAAGATATCCAGGAATTCTTAAGGCATTTTACCCATGATGAAAAAGAAATGGCCAGCATCGATGACATCCTGTCCCAGCTCAAGCAGGAAGATCAGGGCATAGAAGAGGCCGAGGCAGCCGTAAGTGAAGAAAGCAGCGCAGTCGTCCAGCTTGTTAATAAAATCATACTCGATGCCTATGCAAGGAACGCTTCAGATATTCATATAGAGCCATATATGGGCAATCAGAATACAGAAGTTAGGATCAGGATAGACGGAGCATGCAGCCTTTACCAGACTATTCCTTTCAGCTACAGGAACGCTGTCGTATCCAGAATCAAGATTATGGCAGATCTTGATATTGCAGAAAGAAGAAAACCCCAGGACGGAAAGATCAAATTCAAGAAATACGGCGGCAAGGATATAGAGCTCCGTGTCGCGACTGTTCCAACCCAGGGAGGAGTTGAAGATGTCGTAATGCGTATTCTCGCGGCAGGCAAACCCCTTCCTCTGGATAAAATGGGTTTTTCTGACCGTAATTTTGAGAATTTTGTATCAGCGATAACTAAACCATATGGCATCATATTTGTCTGCGGCCCAACCGGATCTGGTAAAACCACGACTCTTCACTCTGCCCTTGGATATATCAACAAGCCTGAAACTAAAATATGGACGGCCGAAGACCCAGTCGAAATCACCCAGAGGGGGTTGAGGCAGGTACAGGTTCAGTCCAAGATAGGTTTCAATTTTGCCGCGGCCATGAGGGCATTTCTCCGTGCCGACCCCGACGTCATCATGGTGGGTGAAATGCGTGACCATGAAACTACCCAGATTGGTATCGAGGCTTCGCTCACCGGTCACCTTGTTTTTTCAACACTGCATACAAACAGCGCCCCTGAGAGTATTACGCGACTACTTGACATGGGCATGGACCCATTCAATTTTGCAGACGCAATCCTTGCTATCATGGCCCAGCGTCTTCTTAGAACTCTCTGCAAATCATGCAAGGAAGAATATCATCCATCCGAAGCCGAGTATAATGAGCTGGTGAGGGAATATGATGAAGATCTTTTTAAAAAGAATGTGAATATTCCTTTTACAAATGATCTGACCCTCCACAGGGCCGTTGGTTGCGAAAAATGCTCAGGCACAGGCTATTCAGGACGAATGGGCATACATGAGCTGCTTATGGGTACTGATAAGATCAAGCGGCTCATACAGGAAAAGTCAAGGATGGAGATAATAAGGGATGTCGCCATAGAGGAAGGAATGTCAACCCTGAAGCAGGACGGGATCGCAAAGATTTTTGCAGGCCATACTGATCTTCTTCAGGTCAGAAAGGTCTGCATTAAATAG
- a CDS encoding dolichyl-phosphate beta-glucosyltransferase, whose product MLSIVIPAYNESDRIIPTIEKTLSYLSEKKIEAEIIVVSDGSKDATVKTVRSFSAPENVKIRAIEYFPNRGKGYAVKTGMLAAIGDTVMFMDADYSVPIEYLETAFELIKDGYDIAIASRAVEGSVVVRHQNFLRELSGKIYTLIQNTHLGLNFNDTQCGFKVFTGKTVKKLFSGQKLSSVIFDPEILWLACQYGFRTAEFPVKWTHMENSRIQYDSIDKFLFVFKELFRIKKLHR is encoded by the coding sequence ATGCTATCAATAGTAATACCAGCTTACAATGAGTCGGATAGAATAATACCAACAATCGAAAAGACACTGTCATATCTGTCCGAAAAAAAAATAGAGGCAGAGATAATCGTTGTCAGCGATGGAAGCAAAGACGCCACTGTCAAAACTGTCAGAAGCTTTTCAGCCCCGGAAAACGTAAAAATAAGAGCCATTGAGTATTTTCCGAACAGAGGCAAAGGATACGCAGTAAAAACAGGGATGCTTGCAGCTATAGGCGATACTGTAATGTTTATGGACGCTGATTATTCCGTTCCGATAGAATATCTTGAGACAGCTTTTGAACTTATAAAAGACGGTTATGATATCGCAATTGCTTCAAGGGCTGTAGAAGGGTCCGTAGTTGTAAGGCATCAGAATTTTTTAAGGGAGCTTTCAGGTAAAATATACACGCTGATCCAGAACACTCATCTTGGCCTGAATTTTAATGACACCCAGTGCGGATTCAAGGTCTTTACGGGCAAGACCGTTAAAAAGCTTTTTTCAGGTCAAAAGCTGTCAAGTGTAATATTTGATCCGGAAATCCTCTGGCTTGCGTGCCAATACGGATTTAGGACTGCGGAATTTCCTGTTAAATGGACTCATATGGAGAATTCACGAATTCAGTATGACAGCATCGATAAATTCCTTTTCGTATTCAAGGAACTTTTCAGAATTAAGAAACTGCATAGATAG